In Rhodopirellula islandica, a single window of DNA contains:
- a CDS encoding isoaspartyl peptidase/L-asparaginase → MKFNATILVPAILLALISTRSTHSEEPAMKPTWAIVIHGGAGSSPAQLGEASSQKRTAGLQHALETGRDLLADGGTAMDTVEAVIRTLEDNPIFNAGRGSVLTNDGRVEMDSSVMDGKTLGCGAVAGVTKVKNPISLARRVMTNTKHVLLVGPGADEFAETQQVPLVDPAYFLSQRDGDDAANIASANQEEDESHLGTVGCVVLDSHGNLAAGTSTGGTAQKLPGRVGDSPIVGAGTYAANGLCAVSGTGVGEEYIRNSVAYDIAAQMRYASKSLESAVTEIMLNRLQPGIGGLIAVSQTGEIVMQHNTPGMSCAAADSTGRFETHLILDNGGAPADTTDQTSSPAAEITALIQQQASDWNAGDIDAFMDVYWKSDQLTFSSGGEVTRGFDATWQRYKKRYPTSKEMGKLTFTDLEFLPLGDAAMQVLGVWKLERDEPMGGRFTLVFQRFPEGWRIVHDHTSKFPDPLND, encoded by the coding sequence ATGAAGTTCAATGCGACGATCCTTGTCCCCGCTATCCTATTGGCGTTGATCAGCACAAGGAGCACCCACAGTGAAGAGCCAGCCATGAAACCAACCTGGGCCATCGTGATTCATGGCGGAGCAGGCAGTTCTCCCGCACAACTCGGTGAGGCATCCAGCCAAAAACGAACCGCCGGATTGCAACACGCGTTGGAAACAGGACGCGACCTGCTCGCCGACGGCGGAACCGCCATGGACACCGTCGAAGCCGTCATCCGCACCTTGGAAGACAATCCAATCTTCAACGCCGGGCGTGGTTCTGTTTTGACAAATGACGGACGCGTCGAAATGGACTCTTCGGTGATGGATGGCAAGACACTCGGGTGTGGCGCCGTTGCTGGCGTGACCAAGGTCAAGAATCCAATCTCGCTTGCTCGCCGGGTGATGACAAACACGAAACACGTGCTGCTCGTCGGTCCCGGTGCCGATGAGTTTGCAGAAACACAGCAAGTGCCTCTCGTCGATCCGGCATACTTTCTCTCCCAACGCGATGGCGATGACGCAGCGAACATTGCTTCCGCCAATCAGGAGGAAGACGAATCCCACTTGGGAACCGTTGGCTGTGTGGTGTTGGATTCGCATGGGAACCTGGCCGCAGGAACCAGCACCGGTGGCACCGCCCAAAAGCTGCCCGGACGAGTTGGCGATTCACCGATCGTCGGTGCAGGCACGTACGCCGCCAATGGCTTGTGCGCCGTTTCCGGCACCGGTGTTGGCGAAGAGTACATCCGTAACAGCGTCGCCTATGACATCGCAGCTCAAATGCGTTACGCGAGCAAATCGCTCGAATCAGCCGTCACGGAGATCATGCTGAATCGTCTTCAGCCTGGCATCGGTGGATTGATCGCCGTTTCACAAACCGGCGAGATCGTGATGCAGCACAACACACCTGGCATGAGCTGCGCTGCAGCCGACAGCACCGGACGATTCGAGACGCACTTGATCCTCGACAACGGCGGAGCCCCTGCGGACACGACGGACCAAACGAGCTCACCCGCGGCGGAAATCACGGCTCTGATCCAACAGCAAGCCAGCGACTGGAATGCGGGCGACATCGACGCGTTCATGGACGTCTACTGGAAGAGCGACCAGCTCACGTTTTCCTCCGGTGGCGAAGTGACTCGCGGGTTCGACGCGACGTGGCAGCGATACAAGAAACGTTATCCAACGTCGAAAGAAATGGGAAAACTCACGTTCACGGATCTCGAATTCTTGCCACTCGGCGACGCTGCCATGCAAGTCCTGGGAGTCTGGAAACTCGAACGAGACGAACCGATGGGCGGCCGATTCACGCTCGTGTTCCAGCGTTTTCCGGAAGGCTGGCGAATCGTCCACGACCACACCTCCAAATTCCCTGATCCACTCAACGACTGA
- a CDS encoding NAD-dependent epimerase/dehydratase family protein — MAVEFPEWIESESQLDTLLSRPSDALIEFMRQLDGDLIILGIAGKMGVSLGQLAVAAIEKAGLRKSVHGVARFSDADARARLESAGVRTIQCDLLDRDAVAKLPPVPNVLFMAGRKFGTEGEEPLTWAMNTIVPANVADHFRDSKIVAFSTGCVYPLASVDRQPTELTPPGPIGEYAQSCLGRERMFEYGCLEWGTPVCLYRLNYAIDLRYGVLHDIAAKIWNGQPVDNSVQAFNVIWQGDANHQALMCLDHCTSPANILNVTGPETLLTEDVALRLGELLNKPVRFTTTPDDASYLSDSSQARKLFGAPSVSADQLIRWQAHWVKTGGRSLNKPTHFEVSDGAY, encoded by the coding sequence ATGGCCGTCGAATTTCCTGAGTGGATTGAATCTGAATCGCAACTCGACACATTGCTGTCTCGACCGAGCGATGCACTGATCGAGTTCATGCGACAACTCGATGGCGACCTGATCATCTTGGGAATCGCTGGGAAGATGGGTGTCAGCTTGGGCCAGTTGGCCGTTGCGGCAATCGAGAAAGCTGGCCTGCGAAAAAGCGTACACGGGGTGGCACGGTTTTCCGATGCAGACGCTCGTGCTCGATTGGAATCGGCGGGCGTCAGAACGATCCAGTGCGATTTGCTCGACCGAGACGCCGTGGCCAAACTTCCACCCGTCCCCAATGTCCTGTTCATGGCCGGCCGAAAATTCGGAACCGAGGGCGAAGAACCTTTGACCTGGGCGATGAACACGATTGTCCCCGCGAATGTGGCGGATCACTTTCGGGATTCCAAGATCGTTGCCTTTTCAACCGGGTGTGTTTACCCGCTGGCTTCAGTGGATCGCCAACCGACCGAACTCACACCACCGGGACCGATTGGCGAGTACGCTCAATCATGCCTGGGTCGAGAACGCATGTTCGAGTACGGCTGCCTTGAGTGGGGAACTCCCGTCTGTCTGTACCGATTGAATTACGCGATCGACCTGCGATACGGGGTGCTGCATGACATCGCCGCCAAGATTTGGAACGGGCAGCCCGTCGACAACTCCGTCCAAGCCTTCAACGTGATTTGGCAGGGCGACGCGAATCATCAAGCGTTGATGTGCTTGGACCACTGCACCTCGCCAGCGAACATTCTCAACGTCACCGGTCCAGAAACATTGCTCACCGAAGATGTTGCCCTGCGACTCGGGGAACTGCTGAACAAGCCCGTTCGCTTCACGACCACTCCGGACGATGCGTCTTACCTGAGTGACAGCTCCCAAGCCAGAAAGCTGTTCGGAGCTCCGTCCGTCTCAGCCGATCAACTGATTCGCTGGCAAGCCCACTGGGTCAAGACCGGCGGTCGTTCGCTGAACAAGCCCACTCATTTCGAAGTCAGTGACGGAGCCTATTGA
- a CDS encoding dihydrodipicolinate synthase family protein: MQTSDLSPDIRANVRRGIVIPAQPLALDASRQFDPRYQTALTRYYIDAGAGGIAVGVHSTQFAIRDPSIALYEPVLRLASEVIDEHAGAQGREIFKVAGVCGKTPQAIREAEFAVSQGYHACLLSLAALANDSIDDLIAHCREVAEVMPVIGFYLQPAVGGCVLSYEFWREFAEIENVIAIKLAPFNRYQTLDVVRAICDADRDDAITFYTGNDDNIIADLLTPYRIVTEHGVKSVRIRGGLLGHWCVWTRKAVELLDEIHAVLDRGDDIPLELLSRNIEVTDCNAAFFDAANGFAGCIPGIHEVLRRQGLLPGTWCLDPNEVLSDGQSQEIDRVIAAYPALNDDAFVRENLSRWLR; the protein is encoded by the coding sequence ATGCAGACCAGTGACCTCTCGCCAGACATCCGCGCGAACGTCCGCCGTGGAATCGTCATCCCAGCGCAACCTCTGGCTCTCGATGCCAGCCGCCAATTCGATCCTCGTTACCAAACGGCGCTGACTCGCTATTACATCGACGCCGGCGCGGGGGGCATCGCAGTCGGTGTTCACTCCACGCAGTTCGCCATCCGTGATCCATCGATCGCGTTGTATGAACCCGTGTTGCGTTTGGCGTCCGAGGTCATTGACGAACACGCCGGTGCGCAAGGCCGTGAAATCTTCAAAGTGGCGGGCGTCTGTGGGAAAACACCGCAAGCAATCCGCGAAGCAGAGTTCGCCGTTTCACAGGGCTATCATGCATGTCTGTTGAGCCTGGCGGCGTTGGCCAACGATTCGATCGACGATCTGATTGCTCACTGTCGAGAAGTCGCCGAGGTCATGCCGGTGATCGGTTTCTACTTGCAACCAGCCGTCGGTGGTTGCGTGCTGTCGTATGAATTCTGGCGAGAGTTCGCCGAGATTGAAAACGTCATCGCGATCAAACTGGCTCCCTTCAACCGCTATCAAACGCTGGATGTGGTTCGTGCCATCTGTGACGCTGATCGCGACGACGCGATCACTTTCTACACCGGCAACGACGACAACATCATCGCGGACCTGCTGACGCCGTACCGCATTGTCACGGAACACGGAGTGAAATCGGTTCGAATTCGTGGCGGGCTGCTGGGGCACTGGTGCGTGTGGACTCGCAAGGCCGTTGAATTGCTCGATGAAATTCACGCAGTGCTGGATCGCGGCGATGACATCCCTTTGGAATTACTCAGCCGTAACATCGAAGTCACCGATTGCAACGCAGCCTTCTTCGATGCCGCCAACGGGTTTGCCGGCTGCATTCCCGGAATCCATGAGGTGCTACGCCGCCAAGGTCTGCTGCCTGGAACCTGGTGCCTGGATCCCAACGAAGTTCTCTCGGACGGTCAATCCCAAGAAATCGATCGAGTGATCGCCGCTTACCCAGCTCTCAATGACGATGCGTTCGTACGCGAGAATCTGAGTCGATGGCTACGTTGA
- a CDS encoding sulfatase family protein, protein MQPPRNWMIHFLMTLAMLLIAAKASAADRPNILLIVSDDQGYNDLGLLGNGILTPTLDRLAKEGTRLTNFYVAWPACTPSRASLLTGRYPQRNGIYDMIRNEAPDYGHRYTPEEYPVTFERIGGMDEREAIIPAVLKPAGYKSGIYGKWDLGALRRMLPTSRGFDDFYGFVNTGIDYFTHERYGVPCMVRNLEPTEEDKGTYCTYLFQREALRFLDEHAGKEPFFLYVPFNAPHNSSSLDPTIRSSVQAPDRFKAMYPPVEAETRVTDRYRYGAPATVATPQARRRDYRAAVTCMDAAIGEMLKTLEAKQILDDTIVVFFSDNGGSGGADNSPLRGHKGQTWEGGIRVPCIVRWPAGKIQAGQVNDEFLTSLELLPSFAAAASVEPPAGVVLDGFDWWPTLRGESASPRKELFWKRRDQIGARVSQWKWVQMGEQGGLFDLDRDLAEKQDLSESHPEVLAMVKERYAHWLREMEAAEPRGPFRDF, encoded by the coding sequence ATGCAACCGCCCCGAAACTGGATGATCCACTTTCTCATGACGCTTGCGATGTTGCTGATTGCCGCCAAGGCCTCAGCGGCGGATCGTCCGAACATCTTGCTGATTGTTTCGGACGATCAGGGCTACAACGACCTGGGCCTCCTTGGCAACGGCATCCTCACGCCGACCCTCGACCGCCTTGCCAAAGAAGGCACCCGGCTGACAAATTTCTATGTGGCGTGGCCAGCCTGCACACCGTCGCGGGCCAGTCTGTTGACGGGGCGTTATCCGCAGCGAAACGGGATCTACGACATGATCCGCAACGAAGCTCCCGACTACGGCCATCGCTACACGCCCGAAGAATACCCCGTGACGTTCGAACGCATCGGCGGGATGGACGAACGTGAGGCGATCATCCCAGCCGTCTTGAAACCGGCCGGTTACAAAAGCGGGATCTATGGCAAATGGGACTTGGGTGCCCTGCGCCGAATGCTGCCCACTTCGCGTGGCTTCGATGACTTCTACGGGTTCGTCAACACCGGCATCGACTACTTCACGCACGAGCGTTACGGCGTGCCTTGTATGGTTCGCAACCTCGAACCGACGGAAGAGGACAAGGGCACCTACTGCACGTACCTGTTCCAACGTGAGGCTCTGCGGTTCTTGGACGAACACGCTGGCAAAGAGCCGTTCTTCTTGTACGTTCCATTCAACGCGCCGCACAATTCGTCGTCGCTGGATCCGACCATTCGCTCCTCAGTGCAGGCCCCCGATCGATTCAAAGCGATGTACCCGCCCGTGGAGGCGGAAACGAGAGTCACCGACCGCTATCGCTACGGCGCCCCGGCAACGGTCGCGACACCGCAGGCCCGGCGTCGCGACTACCGTGCGGCGGTCACCTGCATGGACGCGGCGATTGGCGAGATGCTGAAGACGTTGGAAGCGAAGCAGATCCTCGATGACACGATCGTCGTTTTCTTCTCCGACAACGGTGGCAGCGGGGGTGCCGACAACTCACCGCTGCGAGGCCACAAGGGACAGACCTGGGAAGGCGGCATTCGCGTGCCCTGCATCGTTCGTTGGCCGGCCGGAAAGATCCAAGCAGGGCAGGTGAACGACGAATTTCTGACCAGCCTGGAGCTGCTGCCCAGTTTCGCAGCAGCTGCGAGTGTCGAACCACCTGCCGGCGTTGTCCTCGACGGATTCGATTGGTGGCCCACCCTCCGTGGCGAGTCAGCATCACCAAGAAAAGAATTGTTCTGGAAACGCCGCGATCAGATCGGAGCGAGGGTCAGCCAGTGGAAATGGGTCCAGATGGGCGAACAAGGTGGCCTGTTCGATCTCGATCGCGACCTCGCCGAAAAACAGGACCTTTCGGAGTCACACCCCGAGGTGCTTGCGATGGTCAAAGAACGGTATGCCCATTGGCTTCGCGAGATGGAAGCCGCTGAACCACGCGGTCCTTTTCGCGATTTCTGA
- a CDS encoding DUF1559 domain-containing protein gives MKKMRKNGFTLVELLVVIAIIGVLVGLLLPAVQAAREAARRMSCSNNFKQIGLALHNYHSAYNKLPAQKGGSNNANDGSLGGNQLRLGWLPAILPFIEQQGLWEQISNPLAINTDGTLRATPWPGMGPAPWRSDYTPWITELAALRCPSDPGTGLPALGRTNYAACQGDAVEYGEVGAWGGSNPFVINSGYAEQIRASGRGMFIARQYTGFRDVLDGLSNTIAAGEIATDLGDRDIRTAPIDGPGSAPLRDNPSWARDNDKIDPERPQFWRSGENLTTDNAAGDGARASWARGFHWADGEMQHSGMNTILSPNSETVSRTTADSTWGIYPPSSRHQGGVHVLMGDGAVKFITDSIEAGNSRAHTVYKDHSPSNAGSQSPYGLWGALGTKANKEIVSLDSI, from the coding sequence ATGAAGAAGATGCGCAAAAACGGTTTTACATTGGTGGAACTTTTGGTGGTCATTGCCATCATCGGCGTCCTGGTTGGCTTGTTGTTGCCAGCCGTCCAAGCGGCACGCGAAGCAGCCCGACGGATGAGCTGCAGCAACAATTTCAAGCAAATCGGACTTGCACTACACAACTATCACTCGGCTTACAACAAGCTGCCTGCTCAAAAAGGCGGGTCCAACAATGCCAACGATGGATCGCTCGGCGGGAACCAACTGCGTCTGGGTTGGCTGCCTGCAATCTTGCCTTTCATCGAACAACAAGGTTTGTGGGAACAGATCAGCAACCCTTTGGCAATCAACACGGACGGGACACTTCGTGCGACCCCTTGGCCTGGGATGGGCCCCGCACCGTGGCGATCCGATTACACCCCCTGGATCACGGAACTGGCGGCTCTTCGTTGCCCCAGCGATCCAGGAACGGGACTGCCAGCGCTCGGGCGAACGAACTATGCCGCATGCCAAGGCGATGCCGTCGAATACGGAGAAGTCGGCGCATGGGGCGGTTCCAATCCGTTTGTGATCAACTCGGGTTATGCGGAACAAATCCGTGCCTCAGGTCGGGGCATGTTCATCGCTCGCCAATACACCGGTTTCCGGGATGTGCTGGACGGCTTGTCCAACACGATCGCGGCTGGCGAAATTGCCACGGACCTGGGTGACCGCGATATCCGAACCGCTCCGATCGACGGTCCCGGCTCGGCACCCTTGCGGGACAACCCTTCCTGGGCAAGAGACAATGACAAGATCGATCCCGAACGGCCACAATTCTGGCGATCCGGGGAAAACTTGACCACGGACAACGCTGCTGGGGACGGCGCCCGCGCAAGCTGGGCTCGTGGATTTCACTGGGCAGACGGCGAAATGCAACACTCTGGCATGAACACCATCCTTTCCCCCAACAGCGAAACCGTCTCTCGCACCACGGCCGACAGCACTTGGGGCATCTACCCACCCAGTTCACGTCACCAAGGCGGAGTGCATGTGTTGATGGGTGATGGGGCCGTGAAGTTCATCACCGACTCGATTGAAGCGGGCAACTCGCGTGCTCACACCGTCTACAAGGACCACAGCCCAAGCAACGCGGGATCGCAGAGCCCCTACGGATTGTGGGGTGCTCTTGGCACAAAAGCCAACAAAGAAATCGTGTCGCTGGACTCGATCTGA
- a CDS encoding serine hydrolase domain-containing protein, with product MGQESLQSQFAEAIDLAGKSNFSGIVVAEKEGKVIANQSFGYADSKSKTPIDSKTLFEIGSVTKPVTALAVIILDRQSKLSLEDSIADHLPNVPESCRDITIQHLLQHTSGIPGTNYGPVSKDVGKVTEAYLQGGPQQKPGTQFEYWNQGYALLAAIIAKVTGQTYPNAIRELVLRPAKMNAACFTGDSAPEGFQVSIGKSTYGADRSALEHPYGDFYGLQYQGMGGIVTNAEDMLSFLLTLRRSKASVERMLQPGPDGSYGLGWRIADAGEPHQRVSHTGSVRGFLTAVSWYPEQNASLIVLANTDDKRGFFLAESGCRKALETMVIPLPKSQQFEQEFRESLVGKFRLQSRVITVSEAGEGLEMVIDWGGPKTFGKLVKTSSPKRLQYLDGSDDDVSVLLEGQENGKVQSLTILNSSYLRQK from the coding sequence ATGGGGCAGGAATCACTTCAGAGCCAATTCGCAGAAGCCATCGACCTAGCCGGCAAAAGCAATTTCAGCGGCATCGTGGTTGCCGAAAAAGAGGGAAAGGTCATCGCCAATCAAAGCTTTGGCTACGCCGATTCCAAATCGAAAACTCCGATCGATTCCAAAACGCTGTTCGAGATTGGGTCGGTGACCAAACCGGTCACGGCTCTCGCGGTGATCATCCTCGACCGACAAAGCAAATTGTCTCTTGAGGATTCCATTGCGGATCACTTGCCAAATGTCCCTGAGAGTTGCCGTGACATCACGATCCAACATCTGCTGCAACATACCTCCGGCATTCCGGGCACGAACTATGGCCCTGTGTCAAAAGATGTCGGGAAGGTGACCGAAGCCTATCTGCAAGGCGGTCCACAGCAGAAACCAGGAACCCAATTTGAATATTGGAACCAGGGCTACGCGTTGCTCGCCGCGATCATCGCGAAGGTAACCGGTCAAACCTACCCAAACGCAATTCGCGAATTGGTTTTGCGTCCTGCGAAAATGAATGCCGCGTGCTTCACCGGTGACTCCGCCCCCGAGGGCTTCCAGGTGTCAATTGGCAAATCAACCTATGGCGCGGACCGTTCCGCACTGGAGCATCCATACGGCGATTTTTACGGTTTGCAATATCAAGGAATGGGAGGGATCGTCACCAACGCGGAGGACATGCTCTCCTTTCTTCTGACGCTTCGGAGATCCAAAGCGAGCGTGGAACGAATGCTGCAACCCGGCCCCGACGGCAGCTACGGACTTGGCTGGCGAATTGCCGATGCAGGCGAACCTCATCAGCGAGTCTCTCACACCGGTTCCGTGCGTGGTTTTCTCACCGCGGTCTCTTGGTACCCAGAACAGAACGCCTCTTTGATCGTCCTGGCCAACACCGACGACAAACGTGGTTTCTTCCTCGCCGAATCAGGCTGCCGAAAGGCTTTGGAGACCATGGTCATTCCACTCCCGAAATCGCAGCAGTTCGAGCAAGAATTTCGCGAATCGCTCGTCGGGAAGTTCAGACTTCAGTCGAGGGTGATAACGGTTTCGGAAGCCGGCGAAGGTTTGGAAATGGTGATCGACTGGGGAGGCCCCAAAACGTTTGGCAAACTCGTGAAAACGTCCTCTCCCAAACGCCTTCAATACTTGGATGGATCCGACGACGACGTCAGCGTGTTGCTGGAAGGGCAAGAAAACGGAAAGGTCCAATCGCTCACGATCCTCAACAGCAGCTATCTCAGACAGAAGTGA
- a CDS encoding DUF1571 domain-containing protein → MPTPSLIHRLRSSSILASKLTLSCVLLGSMSNPVAVRADETASAVKHAGNDGRVNEGRVSVQKIAVEDPTDQLAKQAIAELGLDEQNIIEQMSATSPANAFSTNDSFAPLSEAKGTTGGLDDHRSTPPLADHPLSWALGFAQAHADHIRQHVSDYSCKLIKRERIDGDLQIPQIMDVAVRVEQANEQGEVSPMSVFLQYQSPRTLRDRRVLYIEGENEGKARVRKGGGALSYLVLSIDPHGRQAQEQSNYPITDIGFDKIMNRLIGLIEFDMENDPSGDNTEVTYFRNARVMGRPATHIQIVHPTQEGGVTFHRANAFIDDELHVPIRLEVYDWPASESDAPELKEEYTYADLKLNVGLADATFASTRLKGKLNGNVGLTEADLKVSPNAVAKD, encoded by the coding sequence ATGCCGACCCCATCGCTGATTCACCGCCTTCGATCTTCAAGCATCCTCGCTTCCAAGTTGACGCTCTCATGCGTTCTGTTGGGATCGATGTCCAACCCCGTCGCGGTTCGTGCGGACGAAACCGCTTCGGCAGTCAAGCATGCGGGCAACGACGGTCGAGTCAATGAGGGGCGTGTTTCTGTGCAGAAGATTGCCGTCGAGGATCCCACCGACCAGCTGGCCAAGCAGGCCATCGCTGAGCTGGGGTTGGATGAGCAGAACATCATTGAGCAGATGTCGGCCACCTCACCAGCGAATGCATTTTCAACCAACGACTCCTTTGCTCCGCTGAGCGAAGCGAAGGGAACCACTGGTGGTTTGGACGATCATCGATCGACACCTCCACTGGCGGATCATCCGTTGAGTTGGGCGCTTGGGTTTGCCCAAGCTCATGCGGACCACATTCGCCAGCACGTCAGCGACTACAGTTGCAAACTGATCAAACGCGAACGGATTGATGGTGATTTGCAAATCCCTCAAATCATGGACGTGGCGGTTCGCGTGGAACAAGCCAACGAGCAAGGTGAGGTCTCACCGATGTCGGTGTTTCTGCAGTACCAGTCACCGCGCACCCTCCGTGATCGTCGCGTGCTCTACATCGAGGGCGAGAACGAAGGCAAAGCCAGGGTTCGAAAAGGCGGTGGGGCACTGAGCTACTTGGTGCTGTCGATCGACCCACACGGGCGTCAAGCGCAAGAGCAAAGCAACTACCCCATCACGGACATTGGCTTTGACAAGATCATGAATCGGTTGATCGGGCTGATCGAATTCGACATGGAGAATGATCCCAGCGGCGACAACACCGAGGTGACCTACTTTCGCAACGCTCGGGTGATGGGGCGTCCAGCCACGCACATCCAAATCGTACATCCGACCCAGGAAGGTGGGGTCACATTCCATCGTGCCAACGCGTTCATCGACGACGAACTGCACGTGCCGATTCGTTTGGAAGTCTACGATTGGCCCGCTTCGGAAAGTGATGCACCTGAGTTGAAGGAAGAGTACACCTACGCGGATCTGAAGCTGAACGTCGGTTTGGCGGATGCCACGTTTGCATCGACTCGATTAAAAGGCAAACTGAACGGCAACGTTGGCCTGACCGAAGCCGATTTGAAAGTCAGCCCCAACGCAGTCGCCAAAGACTGA
- a CDS encoding sodium:calcium antiporter encodes MGIVIPLVLIFLTCLVIWRACDGFEIASEYIGRNLSEGVRGGTINAISSSVPELFTTLIALFVLSDRDGFSIGIGTTAGSALFNGMIIPAVCILSVVGFVVMGVRVTSVNVSTRVLLRDGLSLILCEFILILLINGEQLHWWQGLILMLMYGAYLTYMLTTMKPSERNPSENTLDEEDTEEDDAPRGLLATLFYWISGGPLLDLERWFVKDHHREQMKQETWNGWGLLLTSTGVIAVACWALVLACEWLGSGPANLENPSYELFGQTFEGLGMPAMFVAVIFASMATSVPDTVMSIRDARDGDYDDAVANALGSNIFDICFALGFPLFLFTLFHGPIQMEPEIAAQSGELRLFLFLLTIVGFLIYYIGKRGVASDGTKTVEMKRGKAFALLTMYSLFVLYIVAHEQDVEFVHQISDHLQSVLQRLPAIGAILCSG; translated from the coding sequence ATGGGCATCGTCATCCCACTCGTTCTGATCTTCCTCACCTGCTTGGTCATCTGGCGAGCCTGCGACGGATTCGAAATCGCGAGTGAGTACATCGGCCGCAATCTTTCCGAAGGCGTTCGTGGCGGCACGATCAATGCCATCTCCAGTTCCGTCCCAGAACTCTTCACGACCCTGATCGCACTGTTTGTGCTTTCCGATCGCGATGGGTTTTCGATCGGAATCGGCACCACAGCCGGAAGCGCGTTGTTCAACGGGATGATCATCCCGGCCGTCTGCATCCTCAGCGTGGTGGGCTTTGTCGTGATGGGAGTCCGCGTCACTTCGGTCAACGTTTCCACGCGAGTCCTTCTGCGTGATGGCCTCTCGTTGATTCTCTGCGAGTTCATTTTGATCCTGCTGATCAACGGGGAACAACTTCATTGGTGGCAAGGTTTGATCCTGATGCTGATGTACGGGGCCTACCTCACGTACATGCTGACGACGATGAAGCCGTCTGAGAGGAACCCTTCCGAAAACACCCTGGATGAAGAAGACACGGAAGAGGACGATGCCCCACGCGGCCTGCTCGCCACCTTGTTCTACTGGATCTCGGGAGGACCGTTGCTGGATCTGGAACGATGGTTTGTCAAAGACCATCACCGCGAACAGATGAAGCAAGAAACCTGGAACGGCTGGGGATTGCTGCTGACCAGCACCGGGGTCATCGCCGTTGCCTGCTGGGCGTTGGTGTTGGCCTGCGAGTGGCTCGGCAGCGGCCCTGCCAACCTCGAGAACCCTTCCTACGAATTGTTCGGCCAGACCTTTGAAGGGCTTGGCATGCCAGCGATGTTCGTCGCGGTCATCTTTGCATCGATGGCAACCAGTGTTCCGGACACGGTCATGTCCATTCGCGACGCTCGGGACGGCGACTACGACGATGCGGTGGCCAACGCGTTGGGCAGCAACATCTTTGACATCTGCTTCGCGCTTGGGTTTCCGCTGTTTCTGTTCACTTTGTTTCACGGCCCAATTCAGATGGAACCTGAGATCGCAGCTCAAAGCGGTGAACTGCGGTTGTTCCTCTTCCTTCTGACGATCGTCGGTTTCTTGATCTACTACATCGGCAAACGAGGCGTCGCCTCCGATGGAACCAAGACCGTCGAAATGAAACGGGGCAAAGCGTTCGCTTTGCTCACCATGTACAGCCTGTTCGTGCTCTATATCGTGGCTCACGAACAAGACGTCGAATTTGTCCACCAAATCTCGGACCACTTGCAAAGCGTGCTGCAAAGACTGCCTGCAATTGGGGCAATTTTGTGCTCCGGCTAG
- a CDS encoding ECF-type sigma factor, whose product MSESRNISHWIDQVKDGDSIAANQIWQHYYDRLVRSVRNKLFGQNRAVSDEEDIVLSVFDSFYSAAQKGRFPDLSDRDDLWRLLLKMSARKVVDKKRRDHRQRRGGDVQLHSLDKRDENQSFIEAIGDEPSPEMVLMMEESVEQFFSHLGVGQLRDLAGAKLEGYSNTELAARFGCSERTIERRLHLIREKCHQELFDEHSPKETTDRDLGTN is encoded by the coding sequence ATGTCAGAATCAAGAAACATCAGCCACTGGATCGACCAAGTCAAAGACGGCGATTCCATTGCTGCCAACCAGATTTGGCAGCACTACTATGATCGGCTGGTGCGATCGGTTCGAAACAAACTCTTCGGCCAAAACCGCGCCGTCTCGGACGAAGAAGACATTGTCCTGAGCGTCTTCGACAGTTTTTATTCAGCCGCTCAAAAAGGCCGCTTTCCGGATCTTTCCGACCGAGACGATTTGTGGCGTTTGCTGTTGAAGATGTCCGCCCGAAAAGTGGTCGACAAAAAACGTCGCGATCATCGCCAGCGACGGGGCGGGGATGTTCAGCTTCATTCACTGGACAAACGTGACGAAAACCAATCCTTCATCGAGGCCATCGGCGATGAGCCATCCCCCGAGATGGTATTGATGATGGAGGAATCCGTGGAGCAATTTTTTTCGCATTTAGGTGTCGGGCAACTGCGAGATTTGGCGGGTGCCAAGTTAGAAGGGTATTCCAACACGGAACTTGCCGCACGATTTGGATGCTCCGAACGGACGATTGAACGTCGTCTGCACCTCATCCGTGAAAAATGTCACCAGGAACTGTTCGATGAGCATTCGCCAAAAGAAACTACCGATCGCGACCTTGGAACGAATTGA